ACCTACGGGGACAAGGTCAGCTGACCTACGGGGACAAGGTCAGCTGACCTACGGGGACAAGGTCAGCTGACCTACGGGGACAAGGTCAGCTGACCTACGGGGACAAGGTCAGCTGACCTACGGGGACAAGGTCAGCTGACCTACGGGGACAAGGTCAGCTGACCTATGAAGAATCTGTTTAGAGATTCTGACATCTTAACTATCTTCAACGTGGCTGATTCAGTGTacttctgtctgtccgtctgtccgtctgtctgtctgtctgtctgtctgtctgtctgtctgtctgtctgtctgtctgtctgtctgtctgtctgtctgtctgtctgtctgtctgtctgtctgtctgtctgtctgtctgtctgtctgtctgtctgtctgtctgtctgtctgtctgtctgtctgtctgtctgtctgtctgccttctgtccgtctgtctgtctgtctgtctgtctgtctgtctgtcttctgtctgtccgtcttgtacgtccgtctgtctgtccgtccgtccgtccgtctcagTGAAAGACGGTCTGTCTCCAGCGTTTGTCCGGGAGGAAGGGCcagagacaggaagtgatggTGTCGGAGAAGGGGCGGGGCTCCACGCCCAGACCCATCAGCTGGAGGCGGGAACAGTCCAGCTGAGCGTTCTGTGGGCGAGTGACCCCGGGGGGGGCCTCGgtcagctggagagagagagagagagagagagagagagagagagagagagagagagagagagagagagagagagagagagagagagagagagagagagagagagatatttacTACTTTAAAATGTGCGTATCTATAGATCGATTGAGAAATATATCTTTAATATTTACTGGTATGTGATGCGTCTATATCCATATATTTAAAACTAACTGGAATGAGGTGGGTGGAGGGCAGGTTAAAGGCCGTTGCCATGGCGACCGCCATCTGATACTTGGTCATCTGCTCCTTAGAAGAGAAGTGGAAGATACCCTGGACAGAAgcatcctacacacacacacacacacacacacacacacacacacacacacacacacacacacacacacacacacacacacacacacacacacacacacacacacaggtgattGATACTTATACCTACCTATTAGTAGTTTCTGTAGTAGCATTAGCATAATTATCAGTTACATTAACCTGTAGACTGATGTAGTGCAAAATACAGTACTAGCCGTACATATTCGAATCGGTATTAGTATTAACTGCTGTACTAGTACAGTACCTGCAGGCTTCGCTCTGCGATGTTCCTACAAACGGCTGCAACGTCACCGGTGTAGGTCGGGAACCTCTGCTGGCAGTGGTCCAGGAcgcagctctctgctgccccctgctgcaCGCCCGGCCACAGCACAGTCACTGCACTCTCCGCCACACTCTCCACCTCCCCATAGAGGATCGGGACCCTGAGCACCACGGcgcctacaacacacacagtaaatacaccagcatgagagagagggggggagagagagggagagagagagagagagagagagagagagagagagagagagagagagagagagagagagagagagagagagagagagagagagagggagagagaggagaggggagagagagagagagagagagagagagagggagagggagagagatagagagatagagagagagagagagagagagagagagagagagagagagagagagagagagagagagagagagagagagacacacacacatagagagagagggagagagagagaaacacacagagagagaaaaagagagagagagacacacacacacagagagagaaaaagagagagagagagagagagagagagagagagagagagagagagagagagagagagagagagagagagagagagagagagagagagagagagagagcgcctaCCTGGGCATTGGCGgaatgtctctcgctctcccgccAGCTTGCTGCGTCCGTATTGGTTGAGAGGGTTTGGGGCGTCGTCTTCTCCATAAGGGGGGCGTCGCCCGTCAAACACATAATCCGTACTGATGTACAGGAAGACCACACCTGCTGCCGCTGCCAGAGCATGACCAGCCAATCAGACATCAGAcacaatcagccaatcaaagaGCAGGAGAGCGTCACAGGAATAGGATGTGACTTCATACCTGCTTCCTTGGCGAGCGCCCCGGTGGCGTGGACGTTGAGGTTCTCCGCGGCCTCTGGGTGGCGCGCCACCACGTCTGGTCTCCGCTCCGCCGCACAGTGGACGATCACGTCTGGCTGAAGACCATTCAAGAGTTTATTGGGGGTCAAGCAGCAAAGCTGCGAGACAACCATTGCTAttctactttttttttagaacgcCGTAGTCAGAGTTTTGAAATATGGCACACTGATTCAGGACAGTTCCATGATTTTTCACAGCAATTTTGGGGTTCACTGGCTCAtgagctctagcgccaccaacaggtcaaagttggacatgcattcatgtttataacttttgacccattcatccaatattcacaaaaaACGTATCATTGGATCCTTGGGCCAAGCCGAGTTCAACGCATCCTACGTCATCGCTTTGCGCCATGTTGGGTTccccgccatcttggtttacgtcaaaaactcctatcacaaatgttgtccaatcatctcgaaacttggcacagaTGATCTTCAGGCCATGGTTGACAAAAATCATCCAATCGATTTTTCAAATGCAAAACCGACAACCAATCAAAATCGACCGCcaagccgccaaacaggaagtaagccaatttctcagcagccctttggtgacctttgacatctagggggcgctgttatcaatgaagatgtgttttaactcctctctttacacatgagtatattttaaaataattttcAATATCTGGTGCCTATCAGACCACCCCATATTGCTAGTAAATGATTCCTCATGGAAACATCAGCGACAACCAATCAAATTCGACtgcgaagccgccaaacaggaagtaagccaatTTATCAGCAGCCccttgacatatcataaccagcTAATCAATTATTTCTCATGGAAACATCAGAATTTGgccaccatgttgaaagttgtcaaattCAATAGTACATATCCACAAGCAACAAATTCtatccaatcttcatgaaacttgccatatatgatcttcagtcCAAGCTAAACCAGTGTGCCAAACagctttttcaaattcaaaactgtttggccgtgacagccaatcaaacttgacggcaaagccgtcaaacaggaagtaagcctgttctcagcaactcttttacatatcatagccaaacttgaTGATAGACTCAAGACATCATTCTTGGGACCCCTAAACAATATGGTGGCCTTTGACCTCAGGGCGacgtcaaacaggaagtgagcttaTATCTCTGCAAGGCCTTCATTTATCCAAACCAAACTTGCCTCATAGTCTTATGACCCTATCCTGATGATATCCAAATAATTGGGCATCATCAACGCCTAGGGGGGCGTTGTTAGCACTAAGTCTATTCCAGCCCTTAAAAAgcaacttcaatgtattttcattgtgaTAACCATTTGCCAATAGCTTTCATTGCAGGTGAAATTACTGAGACGGtcatcatgtagccacctaacCGATTACGTCTGTCCAGCAAAAATTGTTTATGGAGTCCTATTCTATTTGacccccacattgctgctcgaaGCTATATTACTATTATTGTTGTCGTACttttgtcattgtttttttgtttgtttgcacttTGGGTCaaccctgttgtttttttaaatgtgctatataaatatagtTGACTAGAATAGACTTGCCTGCACCGTCTTTATTTCCGTCAATGTGTAGGAGGGGCTCCAAAACAGCCTCATAATTATCCTTACATGAATTTATTAAATTTAAGATTCAGCAAAATTCCCAAAGGTATCATATTGTACCACATGGTATACCATATTTTGGTTAAATCGGGAAGCGTCGGACATAATAATGGGTTTGCTCTGTTCTTGTGAAACTCAACTTAAGGGAACAACATGCAAATAGATTGTGTCTCCTCGTGCGTCAGTCTTTTCATCCcaaatttaaatttaaaatgtaaatttaaattatatttaaattttcAATTGaaatttaaattgtatttacaatttcaattgcaatttaaattgtatttaaattGGCGATTTCACGTCTGGTAGTCAGTGCCCTTCCTACCATACCTAATGGTCCATGCAAATAATGTTAGCAGATATACAGTGTCCTTCAATCTTCCCTTTTCAATTGGTGCAGTTGCAAGTTATGCTTCCACTTTACCATCTGTGTACTTTTTCTTGTGCTTTGTTTGTACTTCCTACCTAGAACAAAGAGGGCTTGAAAATGTAAGGTTTTACTTAGAATAACATATCATTAGAAAATCCTAATTCTTAATTCTAAAATGGTACTCATTACTCATTTATAATGAATACATGGAGGAAGAAATACCAACATGTATTTCTCTCCCATTGAATATTTTTAGCATTTAAAACTGGAGAGGAAGGTACAGAAGCaaacagagaaagaaaaggcAGTAGCTGGTTATTAAAACAACTCATTGACATCTCAACAAATCAAAGGTAAGTCTGTTCATTATATTATCAGCATGATAATAGTGCCAGCAGTGGCAAACCCCAACCCCAGACTATGTGTTTTCAGTGGTACCATTAAAGGGATACGGCTTTCTAAAAAACGTTTGATATATAGCTTATTTTAGCTGGTAAAAGGATTAAGTGTACGTATTATATTAGGTTAGCGCTTCAAAACAGCGGATATATAGAGGTGAAAGTTATAATTagtcaaatttcaaatttctatggatatttgcaaacattatttttacattGCTAATTTTACTGTCTGACCTTACCGGTCAGCGAGCCATTAGCCAGATTACTTTGTGTGAGAAACGTCACATTAGAGGAAGGATAGAAGGAGATCTGTGTGTTTTATATTGCTGTGTGATGAagggaaaacagacacacaagtgtctccactatTTCTTCCTTTAAATTGCCGTACCGACTCAGCAGGGGAGTACCATCGTTTTCAGTGTTTCAGTGTTTTGCTCTGTAATGGTAGATTCTTCACTTTTGGACTCGTAAGAATAATGCTATATGTAAATTACGCAGGGCTCCATCTCAAACAATCTATTTGTTTTCACCTCAGAATATGAAGGAATGTTAACCTAATCGCTAGTATTATTCAATGACTAACCATGTTTTTCCTACAGAATAATGGGGTCCAGTCATCTCATCTGCAGTTTCATTGGTGGGTAATTTACACAGCATTACAGTATTTATCATTATCCAGCTCAttgtaatgaatgaataaaaccTCATCTTGTTTTTGTGGACGTGTGTAAGATTCCTACCGCAAAtagtttgaatatataatggATACAATAGGTGCAGGACATATGCTCATAAGTATTGTCTGATATTAGCCAAGCCaagtatattttaattattaagtAAATAGTATCTTGGTATCCCCAGGGGTTGCGCTCCTCCTGTGGAAGTTACCTGGATTTTCAGGTATTTCAGAAAGTAATCCAAACAAGCAAGTTTTTCATTATTTCTTTTCATCTTGACAAACAAGTCTGTGGTTTTACTCTCCATTAAGCTGCATCCCGCACCAACGTGGCGTTGAGCAGCAAGGCCATTCAGTCCTCACTCCTCTGGTACCGGTCAAAGGCTGAATACGCCATAGATGGGAATAGCGACCCTGAATTTGGGCACGAAAGCTGCAGCTCTACCGCCGAACAGGCCAATCCATGGTGGAGGCTGGAGCTGCCTGGTGTGTACCGGGTGTCAGAGATTCAGGTCACTACTAGGAATATGAATATGGAGTGGTTGGATGGCACTGAAATACTCATCGGGAATTCACTGGGGAACAACGGCAACGACAACCCAAGGTGATTCACTGGTGTCACCGACACCTACCCTACTTCCACCAAACATACTGTTTGACTCCAAGCCCAAATATTCCTGGTTCGATCCCTAATGACCTAGACCCTCTTTTAAGTGCTTCCTGGCTCTACTCCTCAGGTGCGCCATCTTCAACCATGACCCAGGCTGCTTGACTCAGACTGTCAAATGTTGGGGCATGGAAGGACGATTTATCAACTTCTACAAGTCCTCTGATCAAGCAGTCTACCTGCAGTTGTGTGAGGTCAAAGTGTACGGAGGTCGGAACCCAGTCCATCATAACATGATAATCAAAGGGTGATTGGTGTACCGCTGTTGGTCAACGATCATTGGCCCATGGTCAAATGCTGCTAGTCCTTACagctcaactggtagagcaTGCCATTAACgctgccagggttaggggtttgtTTCCCACTCGGGGATACATATTATAACAATGTATGCAACGGTAGtattgtaagacgctttgggtaaaagcatC
The Gadus morhua chromosome 7, gadMor3.0, whole genome shotgun sequence DNA segment above includes these coding regions:
- the mat2b gene encoding methionine adenosyltransferase 2 subunit beta, giving the protein MASRISFSPGHVALVKEEMAAPSGRGVLVTGASGLLGRAVLAEFQKGGWRAVGTAYSRARGSLLRCDLLDEEAVRSLLNQHKPDVIVHCAAERRPDVVARHPEAAENLNVHATGALAKEAAAAGVVFLYISTDYVFDGRRPPYGEDDAPNPLNQYGRSKLAGERETFRQCPGAVVLRVPILYGEVESVAESAVTVLWPGVQQGAAESCVLDHCQQRFPTYTGDVAAVCRNIAERSLQDASVQGIFHFSSKEQMTKYQMAVAMATAFNLPSTHLIPLTEAPPGVTRPQNAQLDCSRLQLMGLGVEPRPFSDTITSCLWPFLPDKRWRQTVFH